A window of the Zeugodacus cucurbitae isolate PBARC_wt_2022May chromosome 4, idZeuCucr1.2, whole genome shotgun sequence genome harbors these coding sequences:
- the LOC105220987 gene encoding monocarboxylate transporter 3 codes for MGDTNALGSGTRLRKFDRTDSEVACEEAARLTADLQEGTVSPDDEDDLSEYGELPPPPDGGYGWVICFASFMCNMIVDGIAYTFGIFLGEFVDYFGEGKGKVAWVGSLLSGVYLSAGPIVSALANKYGCRAVCIAGSVVGCIAFVLSTMSTSINMLMLTYGVIGGFGFGMIYLPAVVAVGYYFETKRSLATGIAVCGSGFGTFAFAPLATYLLQLYGWKNALLIFAGLILNCAIFGAMMRPLTYPKKKKVKPLMQRMYEEKQLQLERGSIAGSHFMVQLPDGTMERKLKMPLNADPGVHSSLNLELLAQQGSLHPVSTLPTITEAKVAEYQTGAQSPPTVDSNGQLDVKRSGGRRSHRNSETETSPYNSVDPMTRNASQPAFMADHQSLPKNGSVPSFNRVRKTSASERFQPSLAAIRASSRGDLDSNGVEMGFTSSKISLSQSQSSGKMVRPMSRKDIFYSGSVTNLPQYQSQKSLTNYRNSVLSLTKYEKSMQSVRDPLAEAEKGRGQYDLCPCLTIPDSIKSVFNTMLDVSLLKDPVFMLIGVSNIFGMAGLYVPFVYLVDAAKKDGIEDSSASFLLSIIGITNTFGRVICGYVADFPKVDSLFLNNVCLLISTVAVTLTPLCSSYGAYVTMSIFFGIAISGYISLTSIILVDLLGLDKLTNAFGLLILFRGFAAIIGSPLAGAVYDATQSYDLPFYMAGGLFALSTITSFMAPCLKRCTTSDETPMQIDTLTPIDEEQGEEAEDEEDQPITIVPKIVKTLPSPQHEETDRGFPSETNKSGAESKL; via the coding sequence atgggtGATACAAATGCGCTGGGTTCCGGTACGCGTCTACGCAAATTCGATCGTACGGACAGTGAAGTTGCATGTGAAGAAGCCGCGCGCCTTACCGCCGACCTGCAGGAAGGCACCGTCAGCCCCGATGACGAGGATGATCTCAGCGAGTATGGCGAACTGCCACCACCACCAGACGGCGGTTACGGTTGGGTCATCTGTTTTGCGTCGTTTATGTGCAACATGATTGTGGACGGTATCGCGTACACGTTTGGTATATTCCTCGGTGAATTTGTCGATTACTTTGGTGAAGGCAAAGGCAAAGTCGCCTGGGTAGGCAGTCTGCTGAGTGGTGTTTACCTGAGTGCTGGTCCGATTGTGTCCGCGCTGGCGAATAAATATGGTTGTCGTGCGGTATGTATTGCCGGTAGTGTTGTGGGTTGTATTGCGTTCGTCTTGAGTACGATGAGCACGTCCATTAATATGCTGATGCTAACATATGGTGTGATCGGTGGTTTCGGTTTCGGTATGATTTATCTGCCTGCAGTTGTGGCTGTCGGTTATTATTTCGAGACAAAACGCTCACTGGCCACGGGTATCGCGGTGTGTGGTTCTGGTTTCGGTACGTTCGCCTTCGCGCCCTTAGCTACGTACTTATTGCAATTGTATGGCTGGAAAAATGCACTACTCATCTTTGCGGGTCTCATTTTGAATTGTGCCATATTTGGCGCTATGATGCGTCCACTCACCTACCCCAAAAAGAAGAAGGTGAAACCGCTCATGCAGCGTATGTACGAGGAGAAGCAATTGCAGCTGGAACGTGGTTCAATTGCGGGCTCACATTTCATGGTACAGCTGCCGGACGGCACCATGGAGCGTAAATTGAAAATGCCACTCAATGCCGATCCCGGTGTGCACTCTAGTCTCAATTTGGAATTGCTCGCCCAACAAGGTTCACTACATCCCGTCTCAACCCTACCAACTATAACCGAAGCGAAAGTGGCCGAATATCAAACTGGCGCACAGAGCCCACCAACTGTCGATAGCAATGGGCAATTGGATGTGAAGCGCAGCGGTGGTAGGCGTTCACATCGTAATTCAGAAACGGAGACCAGCCCCTACAACTCTGTGGACCCGATGACACGCAATGCCTCACAGCCCGCCTTTATGGCAGACCATCAAAGTCTTCCAAAGAACGGTTCGGTGCCTTCTTTCAATCGTGTACGCAAAACGTCAGCCAGCGAACGTTTCCAGCCATCCTTAGCCGCCATACGTGCATCATCGCGCGGCGATCTTGACAGCAACGGTGTCGAAATGGGTTTTACCTCATCAAAAATATCGCTCTCACAAAGTCAGTCCAGTGGCAAAATGGTACGTCCAATGTCACGTAAAGACATCTTCTACTCCGGATCTGTGACAAATCTCCCACAATATCAATCGCAAAAATCGCTCACCAACTATCGCAACTCCGTGCTATCGCTaaccaaatatgaaaaaagcatGCAAAGTGTACGTGATCCGTTGGCTGAAGCTGAAAAAGGACGTGGCCAATACGACCTGTGCCCCTGCCTCACCATACCAGATTCCATTAAATCTGTATTCAATACCATGTTGGACGTCAGCTTGTTAAAGGATCCAGTTTTTATGCTTATCGGCGTCTCCAATATATTCGGCATGGCGGGCTTGTATGTGCCATTTGTGTACCTTGTGGATGCGGCTAAAAAGGACGGCATCGAAGATAGTTCAGCATCGTTTCTACTCTCAATTATCGGCATAACAAACACATTCGGCAGGGTAATTTGCGGTTATGTCGCCGATTTTCCCAAAGTCGACTCGCTGTTTCTAAACAACGTTTGCCTGCTCATTTCCACGGTGGCCGTTACATTAACACCGCTGTGCTCGTCCTACGGTGCCTACGTAACCATGTCCATTTTCTTCGGTATCGCCATCTCCGGTTACATTTCGCTCACGTCAATTATACTCGTAGATTTATTGGGCCTGGACAAGCTCACCAATGCCTTTGGCTTGCTTATTTTATTCAGAGGTTTTGCCGCCATCATTGGATCGCCACTAGCCGGCGCTGTTTACGATGCCACACAAAGCTACGATTTGCCATTCTACATGGCGGGCGGTCTATTTGCGCTCTCCACGATCACCAGCTTCATGGCACCATGCCTAAAACGTTGCACAACCTCTGATGAAACACCAATGCAGATCGATACACTCACACCAATCGATGAGGAACAAGGCGAGGAAGCGGAGGATGAGGAAGATCAACCCATAACCATTGTACCGAAAATCGTGAAGACACTACCCAGCCCACAACACGAAGAGACGGACAGAGGATTTCCAagtgaaacaaataaaagtgGCGCCGAATCGAAGTTATAA